AAGTCTTCCTCGCCGTGGCAGATGTTCTGGCGGCCGATGTTGTTGGCCTCTGTCGCGCTCCATGCACTCGTGCTGGGGCTACCGCTCGCCTCTGAGCCAGAGCCAGAACCCGAAGAGACTGCCGAAGAAGTTCAAGAAGAAAGTATTCAACTGTCTACTCTGGCAGCACCGCCTCGCCCGACTCCATCGCCTTCGCCCAGGCCTGCACCATCACCGACTCCTCAGGCCCGTCCCACCCCTGTTGCGTCTCGTCCCAATCCGGTTCCGGCGGTTCGTCCCGAACCTCAGCCTAGCCCAGTGACGACCCCTTCGCCGACCCCAACTCCTGAAGCGTCACCCACGCCCGAAGCGTCACCCACGCCTGAGGCTAGCCCAGCACTCAACGAACCAGTAGCGGCCGTCACCCCCGATCCAGACCCAGCCGCCGCTGCCGCCAGTTTCGATCCCTCTGCGCTCCAGGCGGAGCTACAGGCAAGTCTTCAGGGCATTCAGGGAAGTGTTGGACTCCAGCCCTTTCCAGGAGTCTTCCGAAACCCAGCCAGTTTCTATGTTTCCGAAGACCCAGAAGAGTTGATGCCTGGTATCAAAACGATGCAGTGGTTTAATGATCTGCGGTCAGAGGAAGTATTTAGCCGATTGCAAGACACTTACGGAGCGCGTGGGTTTACGTTTGAAGAGATCGGGGAATATGGCGGCGGGCGAGTCTATGAGCTAAGAACGTCTGAGGGAGAGGTTGTAGACATCGTAAACGTCGTCCCAGGGAAGGGCAACATCTCAACAGTTGTCATCATATGGGAATTTGATCCCAACGCACCCCCGACATAATCTACGCTCCAGGGATAAAGCAACAGGAATTTCGGGCGATCGCCCCCTGAGGACGAATCGAGCTAGCTTTATCGAAGTTTTAGAGCTAATTTATGAAGCAAATCTTAAGAAACCTGAAACTCTTGGCATGTGTGGCTTTGAGGTCATGTTTGCCCAGGAAAAGCGGTTTCTCGGAAATCCTTGATTAACAAGGCTTTCAGGCTCCTTTACAAATTAGCTCTTAGCCACGCATACCCTACATAACCTACGCATACCCTACATCACCTAAGGCAGAAGTGTTGAACGCAATGTTAGCAGGGCAAGTTCATAGCTGAATCCAGTACAAAAGATCTATAATTCTGCCTGTAATGACCTACTTATTGCTTCCATTCTCAATAATCCGCCTCTTGAGAGTGCTTTTTGTAAAGTTTTACCATCAAGATTCAACACTTCTGCACCTAAGGTAGAGGACGGGCGCATCCCTGTTATGCAAGTTTGCCCTCATCCCCCAACCCCTTCTCCCAAAAACGGAGAAGGGGAGCCAGATTGGAAGCCCCTCTCCCGCTTTGGGAGAGGGATTTAGGGTGAGGGTTACAAAAGTGGGATATACCCGTAGAGGACTCATTCACGGAATTCTTTCACCGAATCAATTCTGGCGTATTCCAAAGGCTGGTAGGCGAAATATCTGCCAGCCAAGTGCGCTTAGCTCCAAATATCCTCAACTTTAAGCTCTTAGTGTAGAGATTGTGAAGCTATCAGAAAGCTATCAGAAATAGATAGGGTGGTGCTGTAGTCTGTAGTAGGATATCGAAATAAAGTATCTATCGAAATAGGATATCGTGAGGTGTCGCGTCATTCCCACTACGCCACATCAGAAAATCGGAAATTAGCAATAAAAAACCCCTAGACGTAAAGCCCAGAGGTTTGGAGTTCCTGAAAATCGTCACTTGATTAAATAATCTCAAGCCTCCATAAATTCCGCAAGGGGGTTTAACCCTCTCTTGTTCTCAAGTTCATCAAAAACTCAAGGAACTTCGTAAACGTTCCCCGGAATTTACTTAGCCACTAGCTCTGGAAGCAGGGAGTCGCTGACGAAACCATTGCGTTCGTCGATGGGGATGTAGGGCTTGTTGTGGTCGCCTGTATAGATCTGGGTAGGACGGAAGATGCGGTTGGCTTCGAGTTGCTCCTTCCAGTGGGCTAGCCAGCCCGCCACACGGGCGATTGCAAACACGGGCGTAAACAAGTCTGTCGGAATCCCCAGCTTGCGGTATACCAGCCCAGAGTAGAAGTCCACGTTTGGATAAATTCCCTTGTGACCCAGCTTTTCTTCGACCGCCTTTTCCATGGCGATCGCAATATCGTAATAGTGATCGCGCCCAAACTTCTCAAACAGTTGCTCTGCCAAGTTTTGCAGAATGATGGCGCGGGGGTCTTTCACCTTATATACCCGATGCCCAAAGCCCATAATCTTGGACTTGCGCTCTAGGCAGGTCTCTAGGTACGGCTGCACGTTTTCCACGGAGCCGATTTCCTCCAGCATTAAAATTACTTCTTCGTTCGCGCCACCGTGTAGCGGCCCGGCAAGCGTCCCCACGGCCGACGCAACCACCGCATAGGGATCGGTCAGCGTTGAAGCCGTCACCATTGCCGAAAAGGTCGATGCGTTGATGGTGTGTTCTGCATGGAGGGTTAGGCAGACATCAAAAATCTGCGCCGCCAGCGGGTCAGGTTCCTGCTCCGTCAGCATGTAGAGAAAGTTAGCAGCATAGTCCAGATCGTCGCGGGGCTGAATAGGGTCGTTTCCCTTTCGCATCAGTTGAAACGCCGCAACCATTGTGGGAATTTTGGCCAGCAGCCGCACCACCGCCGCCCGGATGTAGGCTGGGTCTTCGAGCGCCCGCCTAGAATAGAACAGCCCCAGCGCTGCGGCACAGGCTTGGAGCGCATCCATCGGATGACCGCTCTCTGGGAAGCACTTCATCATGTCGCGGATGCGGTACTTCAGCCGTCGATGCGTTTGCACCTCGTGCTTAAAGTCTGCCAATTCTTCACGGGTGGGCAACACGCCCCAAATCAGCAGATAGGAGGTTTCTAGAAACGTGCTGTGTTTCGCCAGTTCCTCAATGTGAATGCCCCGATACTCCAGAATGCCATTCTGACCATCGACAAAGCTAATGCTGGATTGGGTGGCGGGCACCCCGTCCAAACCAGGTCTGTATTCGCAAGCCGTCATAATTTCACCGTGCGCCCGACTATGAATGTGTTGCTTGCTATTCTACGACCCAGTTTGGGGCAGTTTTGTTTGTTCTAAGCTATGTCTTAAGTCTTTAGGCCTTTCAAAGGCGGCGACTCGATTTGAATCGTCCGTCGCTATCTCCGGAGTCGAACCTTAGGCTGTGCCTGCTATTGGGGCGATCGCTGCGATAGGTTTGGCGGAGCGATGGGCAGTTCAGCCGCAATGTTGCTCAACCCAACGGAGTTCAGCAAATTTTGCCATTGGGTCACGATCGCCCCATCGGTGGGCTGGCGATAGGGGTCTGTGAGGCTGGCGATCGCCTCGTACCAGATGCCAGAGCGGGCATAGAGCGCGGGCAAATCGGCAGGGCTGGTCGTGGCGATCGCTGCGGCCAATTCCGCTGAAGGCTGCACACGCTGAATCCAGCTATCCACCACCAGGTTGCCCGACGGGTCGTTGGGGTCGCAAACCAGGGCAAAGCTCCAGTGATAATCGCGCCCGATTTCCAGGGGAGCCATGTTCGCTTCGGCAGGCAAGCTGATGCGGAGAATGCCAGACTGATTGCCCGTGCTGAAGCTGGTGCGATAGATTTCGGTGTCTTGGTCGTCGGTCAGGATTAGCTCGGCTGCGGCGGCTTTTTCAGCATAGGCAGCCGGAACGTAGACGAAAAAGGTGGGATATTCGCTGAGGGTATAGCCCAGGTTTTGTGCCGGAACGATAGCTGTGAGGCGGTTCTGTTCACCGGGAACTGCGCTTGTCCAACAGCCGCGAGTGCCGCCGCCTTCGCGCCGTCCGGGCAGGCCGCGGTTGGGGGGAACGTAGTCCTGCGCCAGCGCTGTGATGGGGACACTGCCGAGGGTGATGCCAAGGGCGATCGCCGCTAGAAAGGCTTTGGCGAGGGGTTTGCAAGCCGACTGTACCACAGCAGAGAAGAGAGACAAGCGTTTGGAGGGAAGGTGAATCATAGCAAGGATAGAGTGACGACAGAAGTCCGAGGCGAGAGAGGGAGGGCTAGAGGTGGCTGTACTGGTGGCTGTACTGGTGCTGTATTAGTGGCTGTACTGAGGAACGGGGCAAGCGATGCTGTCAGCACTTATTACTCCCAAATCCATTGATACACACTCAACCGCTAACCTCCAACGCCCCTCCAAATAGATTCACGATGGATGGGGGCCAGTCCGCAGTGAGCAGCACCTCATATCCGCTGCTTACGATTCTTATGCCAAATCTCGATAAATCTCGATGATTGATGCAGGGATTGATGCAGGCGCTTGACAGCGGAGAGATCAGGATGTGGGGTATGATGCGGCAGTTATCGCGGCCGTCAACGCGGTTATCGATGCGCTTATCAATTGCGGCTGTCAATGCGCTGGTCAATTACAACTGAGCCGGGACAATCAGCGGTATATTATTCGGTCAGAGTCAATATACCAAAGGGCACGTTACACCAGGAGCGGATATGAGCTTAGCCAATACACCCCAGGCGCTACATCCAGCAGCCCAAACGAGCCAGTGGCGGCTGCGTCCGGGCTATCTGAGCGAAGGAGATTCGGATTTTGAATCAGTGCATGTGCTGATTGGGCAGTTTTTGGCCGATCGCCATTCGCCTGACCCCCTACCCGATGACTCCCTCTTGACCGAAAACACCGAATTTCGATGGGGAGCGCAGAAACCCCTGGAAAAGGTGATTGCTTCCCAGGCAGAGCTAGATTTTTTGCTGCAACATCCGGCGCTGTTTCGCAGTGCGATCGCCATTATTGAACCCTGGGAACACGTCGGGCGAAACCCCCTCGGAGAAGGGGTGCGAGCTTCTCTCAACGTGGCCTACATCGCCCAGAAGATTGCCGATTGCGATTCCATCTTGTTCCCCATGTGGTCGTCGGGGCTGCTCGACCTGGATGTGGTGGTGCCGCTGATCACCGCTGGGCTGGCCGTCGTGGTAGAAGGCGGCGATCCGTCGGTTCGGGATGCCTCTACGTTTGATGGGGCCCAGTGTTCCCTGGAAGACCTGCATCGGCTGGTTGAGCGGCTGCTGATCTCGCGATCGCCCACCAGTGCGCTGGCGCTGTTCATCTGTCTGGGGCATCAATTGGCGGCGCAGGCGCATATTAACCTGATTAAACAAGCCGTCCGGGAGGTGCTAAGTCTGGACTCGCTGCCCCGCGATCCGGATGGAAAAATGCTAAAGGCTTTGCGGCGGGTGTGCCAGCGCATCGAAGCGATCGGCAGTTCGCTTAAGATTACCAAGCGCAATGGCCATGTGATTGCCGAGGGCTGGGATCATCCAGAGTTTGCGGTGGGGCCGAACGAACACAAGGAAGTGGGCGATCGCCAGCTTCATCACTACCAATCCCCCGATGGCGACGCGCAGGGCATTCCCGAAGAGCTAATCACTGCCCATGAAATCACCGCTGACCAGTACGAAGGCGTGATTGATACCGCCATTGAGTATGAGCGCGAAATCAACATCGCCATGTTTCACTCGGACGAGGTGAACGAAGAAGCCATCCTGTTTGCGAACTGGGCCTACCGACTGCTGCACGATGCCATGATTCCCTACCGCTCGGTGATTGCGGGGAGCCGTCTGGCGTGGCTGCTGAAGCTGCCGGATGCGGTGGAGATCCTGTGTTCCACGACGATCGGCGAGGAAGTTGTTACCGAGTGTTCTGCAACGTGCATCATCTATCGAGATTTTGAAAGCAAGCAGGTGCGCCGCTCGTTCACCTGCCAGTTTCACCCAGAGCTTCTATCAGATTTGCGGGCCGTGGGGCATTCTGCGCCGCCCAGCTATGCACAGCTGAAGGCCGACGATGGCGCACGGCTGTTTGCCCGCCTGCTGTACGAAGGGATGCAGGAATAGACCGCAGCAAGACTGCTCAGGCCTGATTGCCTAAGCCTGAATGCGTAAGCCTAAATGCGCGCGAATGGCGGCCAGTGCGGAGGGTGCTGGACGCTAGCCCTGTTCTGGAAGGACTGGAAGGCTGGGAACCGTCGGGAAGCGCTTGGGCAGCAGCGCATATCCCCAACCCACCAGGCGACGCAGAAATTTAGAGAGACTCTGGGGACGGGCGATCGCCCACACATTTAGCCCCAGGCAGAGGCCGCCCAGCCCCGTCAGCACAAAGGTCGGCAGCATCACCACGCCCACCACAAACCAGGTAAGGATGTGCAGAAGCATGAGGACGGCGTAAAGGCTGGCAGCGCTAGTAATCCAGCGGATGGTTGAACGGGGGCGATTGCAGCCGACAAAGATTAAGGTTTGCAGCGTTGCCAGCAGGTTTGCCGGAACCAGCATCGCGCAGATCGCGAGACAGTATGTACGCGAAAAGTCGCCCATTGCCCCAAAGGTGGCGAGGTCAGACGGGGCGATCGCCGAGTGCATTGCAGCGGAATGAACCATGCCCAAAGGCAGTGCGCCCAGGTCAGATGCGGGGGCAAGCAGCGAAGCACCCGATAGCACGGCTGAGAATAGGTCGATGGCAGACATTTCTAAAAACCAGGAAATCCCAAATACAAGAGGGGCGTTTGCAACGGGTTTCCGCAGAAGAATCGCCGCTAGCAGCACCTACCCTTTGAGGCCAGGTTACCCGATCTAACAAGGCGATGAGCCAATACTCACAAATTTGTAAACAACTGAGACATTTGAGTGACATTTAAGCTAAGTCACCAAGCCAGCCATCAAGCCAGCGCCAGGGCCCCTTTTAGCTCAAAAATTTTCTCGATCACTTCCGCCACGATGCGATCGGGGGTGGAGGCTCCGGAGGTGATGCCGACGGTGATGGGCCCGTCGGGCAGCCAGTTTTCGGTGACGGTCAGGTCATGGTGCAGCGGCTTGTGTTCGACGCGGTTGCCGGGCCCGATGCGATCGCCACTGTCGATGTGGTAGGACGGAATGCTGCGATCGATGGCGATTTCTTGCAGGTGCGTCGTGTTGGAGGAATTGTAGCCGCCGACGACCACCATCAGGTCTAGGGGCGCGTCTACTAGGTCATACATGGCATCCTGCCGTTCCTGCGTCGCGTCGCAGATGGTATTGAAGGCGAGGAAGTGCTGATTCAGTTGGTCGGGGCCGTATTTCTGCATCATGGTGCGTTCAAACAGCTTGCCGATTTGCTCCGTTTCGCCCTTGAGCATGGTGGTCTGGTTGGCGATGCCGACGCACTCTAGGTCGCGGTCAGGGTCAAAGCCGTCGGAATAGGCGTTTTTGAACTTGGCGAGAAATTCCTGGCGATCGCCCCCTCGCAAAATATAATCCGCTACGTACTGCGCCTGCTCCAGATTCAGCACAATCAGGTACGTCCCAGCAAAGGAACTGGTGGCGATCGTCTCTTCGTGGTTGTATTTGCCGTGGATGATGGAGGTGTAGTCATTTTTCTTGTGCTTTTCCACCGAGTTCCACACCTTCGACACCCAGGGACAGGTCGTATCTACGATCGTGCAGCCTTTGTCGTTGAGCAACTGCATTTCCTGGACGCTTGCGCCAAAGGCGGGCAAAATTACCACGTCGCCCGACTCAATGCCGGAAAAGTCTTTCTGTCCATCAGCCACCGGGATAAACTGCACCTGCATGTCTCGCAAACGCTGGTTTACAGACGGGTTGTGGATGATTTCGTTGGTAATCCAGATGCGTTCTGTGGGGAAGTGCTGCCGCGTTTCGTAGGCCATGGCCACCGCCCGCTCTACGCCCCAGCAAAAACCGAAGGCCTGGGCCAGCCGAATCGTCACGTCGCCCCGCGTGAGGGTATAGCCGTTGTCGCGGATCTGCTGGATCAGGTCACTCTGATATTCCGACTGCATCTGCCCGGAGACTTCTGCGTCGTGGCCGAAGCCCTTGCGGTGATAGTTTTCGGAGTTGTTGAGCGATCGCTTAAATGCTTTGGTATCCATACCCGCTGGCGCGCTGCTTGCTGGTGTACTTGCTGCTGGGAAAGCTGCTGTGAAAAATGTGAAAAATTGAACGTGCGCCGAGGCGCGTATTTTTACCCTAACAGACAAGCGGCGCATTCCAGCAACGTTCTCGCCGATTCCCTTGCTGATTCCCTCGCCTATTCCACCTGGCGCTCCACCGTTGCCTCCATCAGGCTAGAGAGGTAGTGGCCAGACATAATGCTGCTGGAAAGGCAGTAAGTGTTTTCGCCCAGGCGACGCAGCGTTTCAAAGCCCGTGCGACGCTGGCGATCGCCCAACACCCAGTAGCGCTGCACAATGGACTCCGGCGCGATCCAGCCCTCGCCCTCGACGCGGCCCAGCTCGCTGTGTTGCAGAACAAAGGTGTACTGGCGATCGCTGTCGTTAAACCGCCCGCGATACTTGAAGGTAATCTTGTCGCGTTCGACGGTGGGAAACTCCAACTGCGTCACCATGTCGTACCAGTTGTCGCGTCCCCATACGACAAGGATCTTGCCCTTGACTGGCAGCAGCATGGCATCCCGATCGAGCCAGCTTCCCTGCAACAGCCAGCGACCTGCTTCCATCAAAAACGTGTGGGACACGGCACCCATTCCTCTGTCGCGCGATCGCGCCTTGCAGTGTTGCACATGCTTCTCTGGCAGCCGTATGAACTCGCACAGAGCATCTGCATGGCGATCGATCGTAACACGCGATTATCGGCGTGCCAGGTGAATTTCGCCGAGAAGGGCGGGAGCGGCAGCACCTGTCACGTCCGGGAAATTACCTGGAAAATTTTGCCAGCGCCAATGGGCTAAAACGGCAAAGGCGATCGCCTCCTTAAAGTCAGCATGGAGTCCCACTTCATCAGTGGTCAAGACGGGGATGGGATCGAGCAGAGCAGCAAGGCGCGATCGCAGGTAGCCATTGCGACTGCCGCCGCCGCAAAGCAGCACCTGGTCGGGCATGTGTGGCAAAAAGGCGCGGTAGCTGTGAACGATAGAGGCAGCCGTCAGTTCCGTTAGCGTTGCCAGCGTGTCTGCATCGCTCAGCCCACGCTCAGCCGCATCCGCCAAACAGCGCCGCCCATACTCCGCTCCAAACAGTTCCCGCCCGGTTGATTTGGGCGGCGGCAGGTGAAAGTAGGGGTCTTGCAGCCATTGATGGACGAGTTCTAGACAGGGCTGCCCCGATGCGGCCCAGGCTCCGTTCTGGTCGTAGGGCTGTGTGCCGCCCGAAAGCTGATGCACTGCCCAGTCCAGCAGCGCATTCCCCGGCCCCGTGTCCCAGCCCAGCAGCGCATTCCCCGGCCCCGTGTCCCAGCCCAGCAGCGCCGAAACTGTCTCCGCAGGCTGGACGGGCTTGGACGCTGAACCGCATATCTCTGGCAGCACAGGCGCATGGCGCAACACCTGATGGCG
The Thermoleptolyngbya sichuanensis A183 DNA segment above includes these coding regions:
- a CDS encoding citrate synthase — encoded protein: MTACEYRPGLDGVPATQSSISFVDGQNGILEYRGIHIEELAKHSTFLETSYLLIWGVLPTREELADFKHEVQTHRRLKYRIRDMMKCFPESGHPMDALQACAAALGLFYSRRALEDPAYIRAAVVRLLAKIPTMVAAFQLMRKGNDPIQPRDDLDYAANFLYMLTEQEPDPLAAQIFDVCLTLHAEHTINASTFSAMVTASTLTDPYAVVASAVGTLAGPLHGGANEEVILMLEEIGSVENVQPYLETCLERKSKIMGFGHRVYKVKDPRAIILQNLAEQLFEKFGRDHYYDIAIAMEKAVEEKLGHKGIYPNVDFYSGLVYRKLGIPTDLFTPVFAIARVAGWLAHWKEQLEANRIFRPTQIYTGDHNKPYIPIDERNGFVSDSLLPELVAK
- a CDS encoding DUF928 domain-containing protein; the protein is MSLFSAVVQSACKPLAKAFLAAIALGITLGSVPITALAQDYVPPNRGLPGRREGGGTRGCWTSAVPGEQNRLTAIVPAQNLGYTLSEYPTFFVYVPAAYAEKAAAAELILTDDQDTEIYRTSFSTGNQSGILRISLPAEANMAPLEIGRDYHWSFALVCDPNDPSGNLVVDSWIQRVQPSAELAAAIATTSPADLPALYARSGIWYEAIASLTDPYRQPTDGAIVTQWQNLLNSVGLSNIAAELPIAPPNLSQRSPQ
- a CDS encoding type 1 glutamine amidotransferase family protein, with protein sequence MSLANTPQALHPAAQTSQWRLRPGYLSEGDSDFESVHVLIGQFLADRHSPDPLPDDSLLTENTEFRWGAQKPLEKVIASQAELDFLLQHPALFRSAIAIIEPWEHVGRNPLGEGVRASLNVAYIAQKIADCDSILFPMWSSGLLDLDVVVPLITAGLAVVVEGGDPSVRDASTFDGAQCSLEDLHRLVERLLISRSPTSALALFICLGHQLAAQAHINLIKQAVREVLSLDSLPRDPDGKMLKALRRVCQRIEAIGSSLKITKRNGHVIAEGWDHPEFAVGPNEHKEVGDRQLHHYQSPDGDAQGIPEELITAHEITADQYEGVIDTAIEYEREINIAMFHSDEVNEEAILFANWAYRLLHDAMIPYRSVIAGSRLAWLLKLPDAVEILCSTTIGEEVVTECSATCIIYRDFESKQVRRSFTCQFHPELLSDLRAVGHSAPPSYAQLKADDGARLFARLLYEGMQE
- a CDS encoding 4-hydroxy-3-methylbut-2-enyl diphosphate reductase gives rise to the protein MDTKAFKRSLNNSENYHRKGFGHDAEVSGQMQSEYQSDLIQQIRDNGYTLTRGDVTIRLAQAFGFCWGVERAVAMAYETRQHFPTERIWITNEIIHNPSVNQRLRDMQVQFIPVADGQKDFSGIESGDVVILPAFGASVQEMQLLNDKGCTIVDTTCPWVSKVWNSVEKHKKNDYTSIIHGKYNHEETIATSSFAGTYLIVLNLEQAQYVADYILRGGDRQEFLAKFKNAYSDGFDPDRDLECVGIANQTTMLKGETEQIGKLFERTMMQKYGPDQLNQHFLAFNTICDATQERQDAMYDLVDAPLDLMVVVGGYNSSNTTHLQEIAIDRSIPSYHIDSGDRIGPGNRVEHKPLHHDLTVTENWLPDGPITVGITSGASTPDRIVAEVIEKIFELKGALALA
- a CDS encoding anhydro-N-acetylmuramic acid kinase; this translates as MRIIGLISGTSVDGIDAALVETEGAGWNLRITLLNGITLPYPPDLRSHILEVCAGAPLSMAELASLDDAIAHCFAQAARQVQAGHPPADLIGSHGQTVFHRPPGARLADAIESSQSSQPSLIPAASGLGYSLQLGRGSLIAHITGIHTISNFRAADIALGGQGAPLVPPVDAALLSHPTLTRCVQNIGGIGNVAFLPLRHQVLRHAPVLPEICGSASKPVQPAETVSALLGWDTGPGNALLGWDTGPGNALLDWAVHQLSGGTQPYDQNGAWAASGQPCLELVHQWLQDPYFHLPPPKSTGRELFGAEYGRRCLADAAERGLSDADTLATLTELTAASIVHSYRAFLPHMPDQVLLCGGGSRNGYLRSRLAALLDPIPVLTTDEVGLHADFKEAIAFAVLAHWRWQNFPGNFPDVTGAAAPALLGEIHLARR